In a genomic window of Colius striatus isolate bColStr4 chromosome 2, bColStr4.1.hap1, whole genome shotgun sequence:
- the LOC104551735 gene encoding GDNF-inducible zinc finger protein 1: protein MESNAVLLESKSSPINLLNEMHQLRLLGHLCDVTVSVEYQGVRAEFVAHKAVLAATSKFFKEVFLNEKGMDGPRTNVFLNEVQVADFASFLEFVYTAKVEVEEDRVQRMLEIAEKLKCLDLSETCFQLKKQMLESVLLELQNFSESSEEESTAQGSLLLEPGAAAAAEAERAERAPDPAGSAAPGPGRGTAPQGPAPKPREKADKKKDLVKPPYAKIRRASGRLAGRKVFVEIPKKKYTRRLREQQKSAEVAAEGDRYPQGEDACDTEREEEEDEEEQAESDMKPESEECDGSLEAEGSPQKREEDKKKRGSNFKCSTCQKEFLYEKSFLKHIQHSHGIAAEVVYRCETCGQTFANRCNLKSHQRHVHSSERHFPCELCGKKFKRKKDVKRHILQVHEGGGERHQCQQCGKGLSSKTALRLHERTHTGDKPYGCTECEAKFSQPSALKTHMRIHTGEKPFVCDECGARFTQNHMLIYHKRCHTGERPFMCETCGKSFASKEYLKHHNRIHTGSKPFKCEVCFRTFAQRNSLYQHIKVHTGERPYCCDQCGKQFTQLNALQRHHRIHTGEKPFMCNACGRTFTDKSTLRRHTSIHDKNTPWKSFLVVVEGAAKSDDGHKTELPDEEYEVLPKLPDKPPPLPENGHCQSVAAGPGSLPAPQGHGSACKAAGAPGPQPALLAGSLSELTLLHTQTGSAQPQLHALVNME from the exons atggAAAGCAACGCGGTGCTGCTGGAGTCCAAGTCCTCCCCTATCAACCTGCTGAATGAGATGCACCAGCTGCGGCTCCTGGGCCACCTCTGCGACGTGACCGTCAGCGTGGAGTACCAGGGCGTCAGGGCAGAGTTTGTGGCTCACAAGGCTGTGTTGGCGGCGACCAGCAAGTTCTTCAAGGAGGTGTTCCTCAACGAGAAGGGCATGGACGGCCCAAGGACCAACGTCTTCCTCAACGAGGTGCAGGTAGCCGATTTCGCCTCCTTCCTTGAGTTCGTCTACACCGCAAAGGTCGAGGTGGAAGAAGACAGAGTGCAGCGCATGCTAGAAATAGCCGAAAAGCTCAAGTGCTTGGACCTCTCGGAAACTTGCTTCCAGCTAAAGAAGCAGATGCTCGAATccgtgctgctggagctgcagaacTTCTCCGAGAGCTCCGAGGAGGAGAGCactgcccagggcagcctgttgctGGAGCCTGGGGCAGCCGCCGCGGCGGAAGCTGAGCGGGCGGAGCGTGCCCCGGATCCCGCAGGCTCCGCAGCGCCCGGGCCCGGCCGCGGGACGGCTCCCCAGGGGCCGGCTCCCAAACCGAGAGAGAAGGCAGACAAGAAGAAGGATTTGGTGAAGCCTCCTTACGCCAAAATCAGAAGGGCGAGCGGGAGGCTGGCCGGGAGGAAGGTGTTTGTGGAAATCCCCAAGAAGAAATACACGAGGCggctgagggagcagcagaaGAGCGCAGAGGTGGCTGCAGAAGGAGACAGGTACCCTCAGGGTGAGGATGCGTGCGACacggagagagaggaggaggaggatgaggaggagcaggcagagagCGACATGAAACCCGAGAGCGAAGAGTGTGACGGCAGCTTGGAAGCGGAGGGCAGCCCGCAAAAACGCGAAGAGGACAAGAAGAAACGAGGCAGCAACTTCAAGTGCAGCACGTGCCAGAAGGAATTCCTGTACGAGAAAAGCTTCCTGAAGCACATCCAGCACAGCCACGGCATCGCAGCCGAGGTCGTGTACCGGTGCGAAACCTGCGGCCAGACCTTTGCCAACCGCTGCAACCTCAAAAGCCACCAGCGGCACGTCCACAGCAGCGAGCGCCACTTCCCTTGTGAGCTCTGCGGTAAGAAGTTCAAGAGGAAGAAGGACGTCAAGAGGCACATTCTCCAGGTTCATGAGGGTGGTGGGGAGCGTCATCAGTGCCAGCAGTGTGGAAAGGGGTTGAGCTCCAAAACTGCCTTGAGGCTCCATGAAAGGACGCATACAGGCGACAAGCCTTATGGGTGCACAGAGTGTGAGGCTAAGTTTTCTCAGCCTTCTGCACTTAAAACACACATGAG AATCCATACTGGTGAGAAACCTTTTGTCTGTGATGAATGTGGTGCCAGGTTCACTCAGAATCACATGCTTATCTATCACAAACGCTGTCACACAG GGGAGAGGCCATTCATGTGTGAAACATGTGGGAAGAGCTTTGCCTCCAAGGAGTACTTGAAACACCACAACAGGATCCACACGGGCTCCAAACCTTTCAAATGCGAAGTCTGCTTCAGGACGTTTGCGCAGAGGAACTCGCTCTACCAGCACATCAAGGTGCACACag GGGAGCGTCCCTACTGCTGTGACCAGTGTGGGAAGCAGTTCACGCAGCTGAATGCGCTGCAGCGGCACCACCGCATCCACACCGGCGAGAAGCCCTTCATGTGCAACGCCTGCGGCCGCACCTTCACCGACAAGTCCACCCTGCGGCGGCACACCTCG ATACACGACAAAAACACCCCCTGGAAGTCCTTCCTGGTCGTTGTGGAGGGAGCAGCCAAGAGCGACGACGGCCACAAAACCGAGCTCCCGGATGAGGAATACGAGGTGTTGCCCAAGCTCCCCGACAAGCCGCCGCCTCTCCCTGAAAACGGCCACTGCCAGAGCGTGGCGGCCGGCCCGGGCAGCCTGCCAGCCCCGCAGGGCCACGGCTCCGCCTGCAAGGCCGCTGGGGCGCCGGGGCCgcagcc
- the LOC104556293 gene encoding GDNF-inducible zinc finger protein 1-like produces MEKQKILMKSKVAAPHLLRALHSLYQFGHLCDVTIHTQQLGIQEEFLVHKAVLAASSNYFKGLFLRDEMLGAASCTVTLQDIYTEEFASFLEFVYTAEVEIEAEKLQRMREVAERLECKDLLDVCEEVKAEGGKGLGLSCPLKGQLCESAGPRWTRVQHEEDHKLSNASPAVAIPTRSKLWDRQNHTKLPPGYGLIEGQAESLEQGDTAFPDPKSRAAKLPKTDSRNGLGVDVACLGNEPARSVLSGTESGEPCVATPKALPEQWEGAEGLIATLAGRRAGGQSARRVAKAPACQRCHQAFRALQQSRPRVGLRHAGSLPGSYSSEACQHLCPSLRALRQHRRTSCLFCYNRFKRQRDLKEHVCRVQERQRRAQACPCCHKAVGSRCGPAGRLHTHTGEKPHRCQRCPAAFAQRSAYSAHVRKVHESGQERKLLPVYWMVVPPAPRPNACDKGPSGGRWDGPAGAEGDKCRRHEEAAGPEEECGASPVPEASGGSERGEGRQKYRAAGARREKTSEEGDEGEGGTSVKGEEEAGYEEGYSEVEDGGENGEVCAEEEERAKEKGSKGRESEQDFEMKKVNRSGVSKRCAYVIRCEKCNEQFVSRKKYVDHCRDVHQCLPGKAYQCDVCSKSFASYNSWKEHRACVHTEERRFACSLCTATFKRKRDVRTHCLRKHEGRARRPLCSVCGKMLSSRTALVFHMRTHTGEKPYECGVCHAKFAQPSQLKIHTRSHTGEKPYICEDCGACFADRGKLTGHKRTHTGERLFKCDVCGKHFATKEYLKCHKRCHMGAKPYRCEVCGKAFGLRASLAQHTNVHAETRPYFCEQCGKAFTQQGALRRHHRIHTGEKPYKCRACERSFTDMSTLRRHVAIHDRNAHWRSFLIDLTAKKHHNWSKIEPFSGACVGGDSAPEVWSVDQGKLYKADSAVVQKAAHAPAAVSNPGEAERSGLR; encoded by the exons atggagaagcagaaaattcTGATGAAGTCCAAGGTTGCTGCTCCTCACCTCCTGAGGGCCCTGCATTCGCTGTACCAGTTCGGCCACCTCTGCGACGTGACCATTCACACACAGCAGCTCGGGATTCAGGAGGAGTTCCTGGTTCACAAAGCTGTCTTGGCAGCTTCCAGCAACTATTTCAAGGGGCTTTTCCTGCGCGATGAGATGCTGGGCGCCGCGAGCTGCACGGTGACTCTGCAGGACATCTACACAGAGGAGTTCGCCTCCTTCCTGGAGTTTGTTTACACGGCAGAAGTGGAGATCGAAGCAGAAAAACTGCAGCGGATGAGGGAAGTAGCGGAAAGGCTTGAATGTAAGGATCTGCTGGATGTTTGTGAAGAGGTGAAAGCAGAGGGCGGGAAGGGGTTAGGTTTGAGTTGCCCTCTGAAAGGGCAGCTGTGTGAAAGCGCTGGGCCACGGTGGACTCGCGTCCAGCACGAGGAGGACCACAAGCTGAGTAACGCTTCCCCGGCTGTGGCAATCCCCACACGGAGCAAACTCTGGGACAGGCAAAACCACACGAAGCTGCCTCCTGGCTACGGCCTGATCGAAGGCCAAGCAGAAAGCCTTGAGCAAGGGGACACTGCTTTCCCTGACCCCAAATCCAGGGCTGCAAAGCTCCCAAAGACAGACTCCAGAAACGGCCTCGGCGTGGACGTCGCTTGTCTGGGAAACGAGCCTGCTCGTTCTGTCCTCAGCGGGACTGAGTCAGGGGAGCCCTGCGTGGCCACGCCAAAGGCCCTGCCTGAGCAGTGGGAAGGCGCAGAGGGTCTCATTGCCACGTTAGCCGGGAGAAGGGCGGGTGGGCAATCGGCGCGGCGCGTGGCCAAAGCCCCAGCGTGCCAGCGCTGCCACCAGGCCTTCCGCGCCCTCCAGCAGTCCCGGCCGCGTGTGGGGCTGCGGCACGCCGGGAGCCTGCCTGGCAGCTACAGCAGCGAGGCCTGCCAGCACCTCTGCCCCTCCCTGCGGGCCCTCCGCCAGCACCGCCGCACCTCCTGCCTCTTCTGCTACAACAGGTTTAAGAGGCAGAGGGACTTAAAGGAGCATGTGTGCCGGGTGCAGGAGAGGCAGCGGCGTGCCCAGGCCTGCCCCTGCTGCCACAAGGCCGTCGGCTCCAGGTGTGGCCCGGCCGGCCGCCTCCACACGCACACCGGGGAGAAGCCCCATCGGTGCCAGCGCTGCCCCGCCGCCTTTGCTCAGAGGTCTGCTTACAGTGCCCACGTAAG aAAAGTTCACGAGTCTGGGCAAGAGAGAAAACTTCTGCCTGTCTATTGGATGGTGGTTCCACCTGCTCCCAGACCAAATGCCTGTGACAAGGGCCCCAGTGGAGGGAGGTGGGATGGGCCAGCAGGGGCTGAAGGGGACAAGTGCAGGAGGCACGAAGAGGCCGCCGGCCCTGAGGAAGAATGTGGGGCTTCCCCTGTTCCTGAAGCAAGTGGCGGCAGTGAGCGAGGGGAAGGGAGGCAGAAATACAGGGCAGCTGGAgcaaggagggaaaaaacaagCGAGGAAGGGGACGAAGGTGAGGGTGGAACGAGTGTGAAGGGTGAGGAGGAGGCAGGTTACGAAGAGGGGTATTCAGAAGTCGAAGACGGTGGAGAAAACGGCGAGGTCtgtgctgaggaggaggaacgTGCTAAAGAGAAGGGCAGCAAAGGACGTGAATCAGAGCAGGACTTTGAAATGAAGAAGGTGAATAGAAGCGGGGTGAGTAAGAGGTGTGCCTATGTGATAAGGTGTGAGAAGTGTAACGAGCAGTTTGTTTCCCGGAAGAAGTACGTGGATCACTGCAGAGATGTCCACCAGTGCTTGCCCGGCAAGGCCTACCAGTGTGATGTGTGCAGCAAGTCGTTCGCCAGCTACAACAGCTGGAAGGAGCACCGTGCGTGCGTGCACACGGAGGAGAGGCGCTTTGCCTGCAGCCTTTGCACCGCCACCTTCAAAAGGAAGAGGGACGTGCGGACGCACTGCCTGCGGAAGCACGAGGGCAGAGCCAGGCGGCCGCTGTGCTCCGTCTGCGGCAAGATGCTGAGCTCGCGCACGGCGCTCGTGTTCCACATGCGGACGCACACCGGGGAGAAGCCCTACGAGTGTGGCGTTTGTCACGCCAAATTCGCTCAGCCCTCGCAGCTCAAGATCCACACCAG GTCCCACACAGGGGAAAAGCCGTATATTTGTGAGGACTGCGGGGCTTGCTTTGCTGACAGAGGCAAACTCACAGGCCACAAACGGACCCACACAG GGGAGCGTCTCTTTAAGTGTGATGTGTGTGGAAAACACTTTGCCACCAAGGAGTACCTCAAGTGCCACAAGCGCTGCCACATGGGCGCCAAGCCCTACAGGTGTGAGGTGTGCGGGAAGGCATTCGGGCTGCGCGCCTCGCTGGCCCAGCACACCAACGTCCACGCAG AGACGCGGCCGTATTTCTGTGAGCAGTGCGGGAAGGCTTTCACCCAGCAGGGCGCGCTGCGCCGCCACCACCGCATCCACACCGGGGAGAAGCCCTACAAGTGCCGTGCCTGCGAGAGGAGTTTCACCGACATGTCCACGCTGCGCAGACACGTGGCG ATTCACGACCGAAACGCTCACTGGAGAAGTTTCTTAATAGACCTCACGGCCAAAAAACACCATAACTGGTCCAAAATAGAGCCGTTTTCGGGAGCCTGCGTGGGCGGAGACTCAGCGCCGGAGGTTTGGTCGGTTGACCAAGGTAAACTTTATAAAGCGGACAGCGCTGTTGTCCAGAAGGCAGCACACGCGCCGGCGGCTGTCAGCAACCCCGGCGAGGCCGAGCGCTCCGGCCTGCGCTGA